The Ignavibacteria bacterium genome includes the window GCCCGGGAGGCCGGCAGCGAGGCCCATCAGGGCTCCGGCGGCAGAGGTATAGTAGCCGGTGATCCATAAAGAAGGGGCATTAAGTATATAGCCAAGAACGTCGAAAATGAAAGCGCCGATCATTAACCCAATTGGGAAAGGGATAAGCATCTGGTGGATTGCGTGCCCTTTGAAATTAGCCCTGGTTTTCATAGTGCCCTCCGGGAGAAAATACAGGTTTTAGGTTAAGTGGTTATAGGATAAGGTAAAAAGTATATTACTAAAATTCAACGTTAGGCGGGAAAGGAGGTCCGACGTCCGACGTCCAACGTCCGACGTCCGACGTCCGACGGGGAGGAAGGTTCGACGTTCAACGTTCGACGGGGAGGAAGGGCTGAGGTCCGGCGATGAGGGGCCGGACCTCGGATTAAATTTGGAATTAGAGTTCGCNNNNNNNNNNNNNNNNNNNNNNNNNNNNNNNNNNNNNNNNNNNNNNNNNNNNNNNNNNNNNNNNNNNNNNNNNNNNNNNNNNNNNNNNNNNNNNNNNNNNTGAGGTCCGGCGATGAGGGGCCGGACCTCGGATTAAATTTGGAATTAGAGTTCGCGGTCCTTGGTGCGGACCAGGAGGACTCTGTAGACGAATTCCACGTCTTCTTTTTTCACGTTTATTTCCGGGTAAGCGGGGTTCAGCGGTTTGAAGGTAAACTCGCCGTCATTTGCCATATAAATACGGACGAACTTCCTGCCGTTTTTAAGCATTACAAACACGATATCGCCATTCATCATTTTCTGTTCCATGTCGATGAATAGTATATCGCCGTCTGCAATAGCGCGTGCACTTTGTCCCTGCATGGAATCGCCCAAGGCAGTAATACAGAAGCAGAGTTCTTTTTTAGTATAGTGAAAAAACTGGTTATGGGCAGTATGAGTAATGAGAAAAGGGATGTTTGATTCTTCAATTTTCTGCATATCCAGGAGGGGGAAAAAGTGACCTTTTGCGCTAATTGCGTCCTCTTCATCTTCCCAGCCGCTGTCGTATCCTGTAAGGTCACGGATTTTATCGGCAATGAACTGTTTGACATTGCCATCGCCCCTGAGGTGGTACTCGAGTCCCTGCCGGGTCATTCCCAGTTCGCGAGCCAGGAACATTTTTGTATAGTTTTTGCGGTGCAAGAACTTCAGCACTT containing:
- a CDS encoding S24 family peptidase, whose amino-acid sequence is MKKEEVLKFLHRKNYTKMFLARELGMTRQGLEYHLRGDGNVKQFIADKIRDLTGYDSGWEDEEDAISAKGHFFPLLDMQKIEESNIPFLITHTAHNQFFHYTKKELCFCITALGDSMQGQSARAIADGDILFIDMEQKMMNGDIVFVMLKNGRKFVRIYMANDGEFTFKPLNPAYPEINVKKEDVEFVYRVLLVRTKDREL